Genomic segment of Catenibacterium mitsuokai:
TTATTTTATGTTGATTGAAAAGAGATTTTTGAAATATGTGAGTTTTGATACACAATCTGATGAATCTTCTACAACATCTCCTTCTACAGAAAAACAATTTGATTTAGCTGATTTCTTGAGTGAAGAAATGCAGATTCTTGGTGTAGATGAAGTAGAAAGAACAGATCAGGGAATTGTATACGGTAAGATTTATAGTAATACTGATGAGCCTATGAAAGCTATTGGATTTATTGCACATATGGATACTTCTCCAGATGCAAGTGGACATGATATTCATCCACGTATTATTCGTTCTTATCCAGGAGGACGTATTATTCTTAATGAAGAAAAGAAGATGTATTTAGACCCAGAAACAAATCCTGAATTAAAAGGACTTGTGGGTGATGATTTAATTACAACTGATGGAACTACACTTCTTGGTGCTGATGATAAAGCAGGTGTGGCTATTATTATGAGCATGGTAGAGTATATCTGCCAGAATAGAGATTTTAAGCATGGAGATATCTGTATTGCCTTTACACCTGATGAAGAAGTAGGTAGAGGTACTGAAAACTTTGATGTTAAGAGATTTGGTGCTGATTATGCTTATACAGTAGATGGTGGCAGAATCGATGAATTCAGTTTTGAAAACTTCAATGCCTATAAAGCAGATGTCACTATTACAGGTAAGAGTTATCATCCAGGTGATTCTAAAGGCAAGATGGTCAATGCCCTTACTTTAGGTCGTCAGTTTGATACAATGCTTGGTGATAATAAACGTCCTGAAGCGACTGAACATAAAGAAGGCTTCTATCATCTTCATCATATGGAAGGTGATGTTTCTACCACTAAGATGACTTATATACTAAGAGATCATGATATGGACAATATGCATGATATGATTCATACAATGCAGTTAGCTGCTTCTTATTTAAATCAGGTAAATCATGGACATTATATTGATATTGACTTTACTTTACAGTATAAGAATATGATTGAAGTTATCAATAAGACACCTGATATTGTATATAAGGTAAAACAGGCAATGATTAATATAGGACTTGATCCTATTGCTTCTCCTATTAGAGGTGGTACTGATGGAGCTAATTTAAGCTTTATGGGACTTCCTTGTCCAAACTTAGGTACTGGTGGATATAACTATCATGGTCCTTATGAATTCTGTAGTATTAATTCTATGAAAAAGGGTGTTAAGTTGCTTCTTGAATTGATTAAGGAGGCATAGTATATGAAGTGTTTGTTTATTATTAATCCTTCTAGTGGTACACATGCATTCCAGAAG
This window contains:
- the pepT gene encoding peptidase T, which encodes MLIEKRFLKYVSFDTQSDESSTTSPSTEKQFDLADFLSEEMQILGVDEVERTDQGIVYGKIYSNTDEPMKAIGFIAHMDTSPDASGHDIHPRIIRSYPGGRIILNEEKKMYLDPETNPELKGLVGDDLITTDGTTLLGADDKAGVAIIMSMVEYICQNRDFKHGDICIAFTPDEEVGRGTENFDVKRFGADYAYTVDGGRIDEFSFENFNAYKADVTITGKSYHPGDSKGKMVNALTLGRQFDTMLGDNKRPEATEHKEGFYHLHHMEGDVSTTKMTYILRDHDMDNMHDMIHTMQLAASYLNQVNHGHYIDIDFTLQYKNMIEVINKTPDIVYKVKQAMINIGLDPIASPIRGGTDGANLSFMGLPCPNLGTGGYNYHGPYEFCSINSMKKGVKLLLELIKEA